In a genomic window of Polyodon spathula isolate WHYD16114869_AA chromosome 21, ASM1765450v1, whole genome shotgun sequence:
- the LOC121296668 gene encoding LOW QUALITY PROTEIN: probable ATP-dependent RNA helicase DDX28 (The sequence of the model RefSeq protein was modified relative to this genomic sequence to represent the inferred CDS: inserted 2 bases in 1 codon), which produces MLCLGARKCVLNLMPALKLLRSHTASTAGCRFFAIKRGLTSASNGKQETVIRIPRQMQERIDNVKQIKSKRLEKVSTTKAGKMLIVSKHSKLNQPASYTLGKFDRSLLASEGWKHSKSFGDFFTINSTQKDLPFVTVAGGKEGEEKGVEKAVTFKSLWLCQELTEALQAMGIVYPTTVQLQTIPKLLKGKNVXCAAETGSGKTLCYLLPLIHKLSRNRYERASNSQAPQSVVLVPSRELADQVKAVAKSLGAPLGLVVRNVGGGRGIGNVKLAFSGGTPDILIATPGALWKALRRNYIDLSDLSYVVMDEADTLFDESFAELVERILLQTQVASDPSETLGLGRKAQLVVIGATFPGGVGELLKQVTNLGSIVTVKSKRLHHLMPHVKQAFLKVRGADKLVELLQIIRTPAAADRDGAGVLVFCNSASTVNWLGYLLDDHGVKHARLQGQMPAVMRAGIFNTFQKGLVDVLVCTDIVSRGLDTQRVKTVINYDFPPSHTDYLHQTGRVGHMGSKSPGSVVSFVTHPWDVELVQKIEIAARRRASLPGLESAIHQPSPKAHFTQFDSDVKME; this is translated from the exons ATGTTGTGTTTGGGTGCTAGAAAGTGTGTGCTAAATTTGATGCCCGCTTTAAAACTACTGAGAAgtcacacagcaagcacagcgGGCTGCAGATTTTTTGCAATCAAACGAGGATTGACCAGCGCTAGTAATGGCAAGCAGGAAACGGTTATAAGGATACCACGACAGATGCAGGAACGCATTGACAACGTCAAACAGATTAAAAGCAAAAGGCTGGAAAAAGTCAGCACCACCAAAGCCGGAAAAATGCTTATTGTCAGCAAGCATTCCAAACTGAACCAACCTGCCAGTTACACTCTGGGGAAATTCGATCGATCGCTCCTTGCTTCTGAAGGATGGAAGCACAGTAAATCATTTGGGGACTTTTTCACCATCAACAGCACTCAGAAGGACCTCCCTTTCGTCACAGTAGCAGGAGGCAAGGAAGGCGAAGAGAAGGGGGTCGAAAAAGCTGTAACTTTTAAATCCCTGTGGCTGTGCCAGGAATTAACAGAAGCGCTGCAGGCTATGGGTATTGTTTACCCGACCACAGTCCAGCTGCAGACCATACCCAAGCTGTTGAAAGGAAAGAATGT GTGTGCTGCTGAAACAGGGAGCGGCAAAACGTTGTGCTACTTGCTGCCCCTTATCCACAAGCTGAGCCGCAACCGCTACGAAAGGGCATCGAACAGCCAGGCACCCCAGAGTGTTGTGCTTGTGCCGTCCAGGGAGCTTGCCGACCAGGTCAAAGCTGTCGCCAAGTCTTTGGGCGCGCCTTTAGGACTGGTGGTGAGAAACGTTGGAGGGGGCAGGGGGATTGGCAACGTCAAGCTGGCGTTCTCCGGCGGCACCCCGGACATTTTGATCGCCACCCCTGGCGCCTTGTGGAAGGCACTCCGCAGGAACTACATTGATTTGAGCGACCTGAGCTACGTTGTCATGGACGAGGCGGACACCTTGTTCGACGAAAGCTTTGCAGAGCTGGTGGAAAGAATCCTGCTCCAAACGCAGGTGGCATCAGACCCGTCGGAAACTCTTGGCCTGGGCAGGAAAGCCCAGCTGGTTGTGATCGGCGCCACCTTCCCTGGAGGCGTTGGAGAACTGCTAAAGCAAGTCACCAATTTGGGGAGCATCGTGACAGTGAAGAGTAAGAGGCTGCACCACCTCATGCCGCACGTGAAGCAGGCCTTCCTGAAGGTGAGAGGGGCTGACAAGCTGGTGGAGCTGCTGCAGATCATACGAACCCCAGCAGCTGCAGACAGGGATGGTGCAGGGGTGCTTGTCTTCTGCAACAGTGCCTCCACAGTCAATTGGCTTGGGTACCTGCTGGACGACCACGGTGTGAAGCACGCACGGTTGCAAGGACAGATGCCCGCTGTAATGAGGGCAGGCATTTTTAATACTTTTCAGAAGGGCCTGGTCGACGTTTTAGTCTGCACAGACATCGTGTCCAGGGGGCTGGATACACAGAGGGTGAAGACAGTGATCAACTATGACTTTCCTCCTTCCCACACGGACTACCTCCACCAGACTGGGCGAGTGGGTCACATGGGGAGCAAGTCTCCAGGCAGTGTGGTTAGTTTCGTCACCCACCCCTGGGACGTGGAGCTGGTGCAGAAGATCGAAATTGCGGCTCGGAGGAGAGCCAGCCTCCCCGGCCTGGAGTCTGCAATCCACCAGCCTTCTCCAAAAGcacatttcacacagtttgattCTGATGTTAAAATGGAATAA
- the LOC121296576 gene encoding galanin receptor type 1-like, which yields MSLCFLVSLLWCHDILAVTMDEGRVFSRNDTYVWNDSTEVDLSNGKEGGPEVIIVPVIFGFIFLLGIIGNTLVMIVIGRIKSRRSRSITNIFIVNLSIADLSFLLVCVPFQATIYSLPEWVFGAFLCKFVHYFVMVSMMVSIFTLVAMSIDRYIAVVRSKRSPCIRNKNNAFIGVGTIWVLSFVFAIPVAQHQTLTSHREAPNSSFCWEEWADRTTKQTYKVTILIIGYLLPLVLITWCYAKVLYHLHKKVKNMSRKSKRSKKKTAQTVLLVVAVFLICWMPHHIIAMWAEFGAFPLNDASFAFRIIAHCLAYGNSCINPILYAFLSENFRKACQQVFTCKFLFAPLPEEKVVRIRMENFSTTRSTTNV from the exons ATGTCTCTCTGCTTTCTGGTAAGCTTGCTCTGGTGTCACGACATTCTAGCAGTAACAATGGACGAAGGCAGGGTATTTTCCAGAAATGACACCTATGTCTGGAATGACAGTACAGAGGTGGACCTGTCGAACGGAAAGGAAGGGGGTCCGGAGGTGATCATTGTACCTGTGATTTTTGGATTCATATTTCTGCTGGGCATCATTGGGAACACTTTGGTCATGATAGTCATTGGAAGAATCAAGTCCAGGAGGTCGAGGAGCATAACTAACATTTTTATCGTCAATTTGAGCATAGCGGACTTGTCCTTTCTGCTCGTCTGCGTCCCCTTCCAAGCCACGATATATTCCTTGCCGGAGTGGGTATTCGGGGCTTTCTTGTGCAAGTTCGTGCATTACTTTGTGATGGTGAGCATGATGGTGAGCATCTTCACCCTGGTCGCTATGTCCATTGACAGGTATATCGCGGTGGTGCGTTCCAAGAGGTCCCCCTGCATCCGCAACAAGAACAACGCCTTTATCGGGGTCGGCACGATCTGGGTGCTGTCGTTTGTATTCGCCATCCCAGTCGCCCAACACCAGACCCTCACTAGCCACCGGGAAGCCCCCAACAGCTCGTTCTGTTGGGAGGAATGGGCTGACAGGACAACCAAACAAACCTACAAAGTGACCATCTTGATAATTGGATACCTGCTGCCCTTGGTTTTAATAACGTGGTGCTATGCCAAG GTTTTGTATCACCTtcataaaaaagtgaaaaacatgtCCAGGAAATCAAAAAGATCTAAGAAAAAG ACCGCACAGACAGTGCTGCTGGTGGTGGCCGTGTTCCTGATCTGCTGGATGCCACACCACATCATCGCCATGTGGGCCGAGTTCGGGGCGTTCCCCCTCAACGATGCCTCCTTCGCTTTCCGCATCATCGCCCACTGCCTGGCCTACGGCAACTCCTGCATCAACCCTATCCTGTACGCCTTCCTCTCGGAGAACTTCCGCAAGGCCTGTCAGCAGGTCTTCACCTGCAAGTTCCTCTTTGCCCCGCTGCCCGAGGAGAAAGTGGTGAGGATCCGAATGGAGAACTTCTCCACCACGCGCTCCACAACCAACGTTtaa